The region ATAAAAACGTAGACCGCTATTCCAAAACCTTCTCTTCTGCCGTAGGCCAGATCATGATAGGCTATAACAGCGCCCTGGCTAACCGGGCAATGGTCCAGAAGGTGCTGGACGTCAGCAAGGCAGGCTATGAAGCCCAGACCTTAAGCTTTCAGCAGGGCATGGCCACGGAAGCAGATGTCCTGGAAGCCAATAAAGGAGTGCTGGCGGCGCAGGCCTCACTGGAACAGCTTGATAACACCATTGACGGCCTGAAACGTTCCCTGTGCCTGATGACCGGATATCCGGCAGATGCAGAGATTCAGATCGGAGGGATTCCTCAGCTGGATCTTTCCCATATTTCTTCCCTGAACCTGGAGGCGGACACGGCAATGGCTCTGGGAAATAATTACACTTTGATTGAGAAGCGCCACGGAGGGTCCGGCCGGACGACCACAGGCGTGAAAAACAAGGAAGCCAGTCTTTCTGAGGAAGAGCAGAATGTTACGGTTGCCATGCAGTCCTATTACCAGGGAATCCTTCAGGCGAAGTCCGCTTATGATGCTGCCTGTACCTCTTATGAGAAAGCGGTCCTGGAAAAGAATAAGGCAGACCGTTCCTATCGGCTGGGCATGGTGAGCAAGTTGGGCTATCTCCAGTCCCAGATGGCATTTTTACAGGCCGAGGGTGCAAAGGAGAGCGCTTATAACACCCTGTATCAGGCCTATGATACGTACCGCTGGGCGGTGGAGGGGATCATTAATTCTTCGGAACAGTAGGCTTTGGCTTGCTGGAAAGCAGCTCCGCCAGCTTAAAACGGATATGGATCTTCGGGCTTTCCCGGCTGATCCTCTTATAATCAGATTCATCCATGGAGCTTCTTAAGATTTCTTTGGAAGTATCCGGTACAACTGCATAGGAAGAATCTGTAAAACAAAGAGGAGGATAAAGGACGCACCACCAGTTGCGTCCTTTTCCTTCGCCTATTTTTACACGGACAGCCTCATAATTACCGCAGGGAAATACCATGTCACCATAGGTTTTGGTAGGAAAATAACAATTGGTCAGTTCCATATGTGCAGGATAATCATATCCCAGTTTTTTCATGTAGTGTTCTGCCTTTTTTTCCAGGCTGTCCTTGTGGGAAAGGACATAGCTTTTTGTTTCCTCCAGGGATGCTTTTTCTCCCAGTTCCTCATAAATTGAATTGAGCAGCATGGTGCGCACTTTTAATTTCAGGTTCTGGTCATCAGAACGGTCGCTGTTTGCCAATACGTGAAAGCGCAGGATTTCCGGAGCGATCCTTGCGGCCAGGGCTTCCTCTTCCCGCCTTCCCCCTGACAGGGTCAGTAAAAATGCAATCAGAAAACAGGTAATACATAAGCATAAATCACGTTTCTGTTTCATTGGTGTTCCTCCTTTTTTCTGGAATCTATTTGTAATTGTTACCATATGTGCTATAATATAAACACTGTAAAATTGAGAAATTTGTAAGGAGATCAAAATGGGTAGAAAAACTGCGGTTGTATTATTTGGCGGCCAGTCATCAGAGCATATTGTATCCTGCATGTCGGTAGTCAATGTGATTAACCATATAGATAGAGAAAAGTATGAGGTTGCTTTGATTGGAATCACAGAAGAGGGCCGGTGGATCAAGACAGATTCTGTAGAAGATATTGAAACGGGCACATGGAAAAACGGGACCGTTTCTGCTGTCATTTCTCCTGATGCCACTATGGGAGGCATAATCTTACTGGATGGGGAAAAAACAGAAGTACTTAAGGCTGATGTGGTATTCCCTGTGCTTCATGGACTTCTGGGAGAGGATGGAACCGTACAGGGGCTTTTAGAACTGGCAAGAATTCCTTATGTGGGCTGCGGAGTACTGTCTTCTGCTGTTTCCATGGATAAACTATATACGAAGATTATTGTAGATGACCTGGGAGTCACTCAGGCGGCCTATGTACCGGTGATGCGCCATGACTTAAAGGATATGGATTTGGTGGTAGGTAAGGTGGAGGAAAGGTTCTCTTACCCTGTGTTTGTAAAGCCCTCCAATGCAGGCTCATCAAAGGGTGTGAGCCGGGCAGAGGATCGGAAAGAGCTTATGGAAGCCTTGACGGAGGCAGCGGTCCACGACCGCAAGATTCTGGTGGAAGAGATGATCGTAGGCCGGGAGATCGAATGCGCTGTGTTTGGAGGGGGAAATCTGCCGGCGGAAGCTTCCGGGGTAGGAGAGATCCTTGCTGCAGCGGAATTTTATGACTTTGATGCCAAATATTACAACTCTGATTCCAGAACAGTAGTGGACCCGGTGCTGCCTGAGGGGGCTGCAGAACGGGTGAAAGAAGCTGCCAAGGCGATTTTCCAGGCAGTGGATGGTTACGGCCTGGCCAGAGTGGACTTTTTTGTAAAAGAGGACGGCAGTGTGGTATTCAACGAGATCAATACCATGCCCGGATTTACGGCCATCAGCATGTATCCCATGCTTTGGGAAGCGGCCGGAATGAATAAGGATGAGTTGGTGGGCCGTCTTATGGAGCATGCGATGGACCGTTACCGGTTATAAGATATTTTATATGCGGGAAAGGACCGGCCTGCGGCATACCTTTATGCCCAGAAGCAGGGCGGAAAAGAGAAATGCCTGCGGCATACCTTTATGCCTAACAAGCAGGGCGGAAAAGAGGAAATGGAATGGCAGACAGAAATTCGCCCATAGGGGTGTTTGATTCCGGTGTAGGCGGCCTTACGGTCGCCAGGGAGATTATGCGGCAGATGCCGGATGAAAGGATTGTATATTTCGGAGATACGGCAAGAGTACCCTATGGCAGCAAATCCTGCAGCACAGTGATCCGCTTTACCAGGCAGATCATCCGTTTTTTGCTGACCCAGGATGTAAAGGCGATTGTGATCGCCTGCAATACCGCTACCGCCTGCGCTTTGGAAGCGGTGGAAAAAGAAGTGGAAATTCCCATTGTTGGTGTAATCCATGCAGGGGCAAGGACCGCCGTAGACTCCACAAAAAACGGGAAGATCGGCATCATTGGAACGGAAGGGACCATACGGAGCGGGGTCTACACCAGAGTAATGAAAGAAATGAGAGAGGATATCGATGTGACAGGAAAGCCGTGTCCTCTTTTGGTTCCCCTGGTGGAGGAAGGGCTTTTGCATGATTCCGTTACGGATGAAATCGCTTCCAGATATTTAAGTGAATTAAAGGGAAAATATATAGACACACTGGTATTGGGCTGCACCCATTATCCCCTGCTGCGTTCTACGGTTGGAAGGCTTATGGGGCCAGAGGTGACTTTGGTGAACCCTGCCTATGAAACTGCCCTGGAATTAAAACAGATTCTAGAAGGAAAAGACCTTCTGTGCGGGCAGGAAAGCAATGATGTGGAAAAATACCACTTTTATGTCAGCGACCTGGCAGAGAAATTCACCAGCTTTGCCGCTTCCATTCTTCCGGGACAGGTAAAAGAGACAAAGCAAATAAACATTGAGGAGTACTAAAGGAGTTTTGACTATGACAAGAGATGTTCTCATCAGCATCAGCGGAATGCAGATCGCAGAGGATGACAGCAATTCCGTTGAGATGATAACGGCCGGTGATTATTTCCTGAAAAACGGCAATCACTACATCCTGTATGACGAGATCCAGGAAGATACAGGGGGAGTGACAAGGAACACCATTAAAATCCGCCAATCTGGGCTTGACATTATAAAACGCGGTACCTCCAGCGTTCATATGACCTTTGAAAAAGATAAAAAAAATATGTCCTGTTATGCAACCCCCTTTGGTGAGCTGATGATCGGGATCAGCACAAAGGATATTCTGATTGATGAAGAAGAAGACCGTTTAAAGGTAAGGGTGGCCTATTCTCTTGATATAAATTACCAGCATGTGTCGGAATGCAACATTGTGCTGGATATTCACTCCAAGGCCACAGCGGATTTCCGACTTCTGAACTAAAAAAGACATATGCCATTTTGGCATTATGCCTTTTTTAATCCTTTAGGGAAAGCATTCTTTTAGTAAAGGGATCGCTCCGTATTTTCCTAAAAGATAGTCCTTGGAAAAACTGGCGTCAGACCGGACCTTTATGTCTGCCAGGGTGTAGAGTCTGGATTCATGATACTCATTCATATCTACGAAAGCGACTTCATCACGGCGGAACTGCTGGTTATTTAATATGGAAATATCATAGGTTGTAAACAGGATCTGTATGTTTATATTTTTATCCTGCTGAAAGGTGTCAATAAAAAATTTTATTACAGCTGGATGGAATTCGTTTGATATATTATCAATGATCAGAACGCCTCCCCTTTGGGACAGATGGTATACCTGTATGAATAATTGAAGATATTTCATTGTGCCCAGGGACACTTTTGTATAATCCATATACTGCATCCGGTACTGGCCGGTGTCCCGGGATTTCACCAGGTATCCAAGTTTCGGGACCCCCTTATCAACAATAAATTCTTCTGCGGGGATTCCCAGTTTTCTTAGCTGGGCCAATGCATAATTAAGGGCGTCCGGATTTTCAAGGGCCTTGTATACCCTTCCATCCATAATCAAATGACCTGCAAGCTGAAATGGTTCAAGGAAATCGCAGTAATAAGCGATCTGCTTGGAAAAAAAGGTTTCAAAAGGTTCCATAAAGGCCGTGATTTCAGGAATATCAAGGCAAGATAAGATCGAACAGAATAAACGGTCCTGATGAGGGTGGATCCCTGCCTTCTGGCGCAGGACCTTTTCATATTGTCGTCCAATGGTAATCTCATCCTCATTCCGCGTAAATACCACATGATTGTCCACAGCCATATTTTCCGTGAGAATTTTCCTGTTGAGGACAGAAAAGCCGTATTCATAGACCCGCTGTCCGCTGATAAAGGAAAGTTCCATTTCCGTGGGCTGAGTATTGGTTTCCTCATCCAGGAACGGAAGGATCTTGTCCAAAGAACTGATCTGAAGGAGGGACATAAAATGTTTTCTAGGAATGTCTTCCATTGAAAAAAGCTGCCAGAAAATAAACGAATGGAAGCTGGTAAAGGCGAGAAAAAGATTGGTTTTCCCGCTGGAGTTAGCCCCATATACGGCTAGTGTTTTAATCAGTTTTTTATTGCCTGCCTTTACCAGATGGTCTGGGTGTTCCTTGTAATTAACCGCCTTCATATCAATATAAGTTTCATCCAGAAAGGAACGGAAGTTTTTAAAGCGAAAAGAAATTATCATGGTATATTATCCTCCTTTTCGAAATTATACTGTAAAATTATGTAAAAATAAACAAGAATGCAAAAAAAGTTGATTACCATGTGATAATTTCGTCAAGAAGCTGCTGTTGTTCCTGGCTGGAACGGGTAAGATAGATTCTTGTAGTCTCAATGCTTTCATGCCCCATTAAATCGGCTAAAAGAGAGATATCATTAAAACAGGCTAAAAAGTTTTTTGCAAAACGGTGACGGAAGGAATGGGGGTAAACCGTGTCAGGATCGATCCCATACCGCTTCGCCAGATGCTTTAGCTGAGAATTAATGCCTCTGGGAGTGATCAGACGTCCGTCTTTATTTAGAAAGAGAAAGCCGCTTCGCTTGTCCTTATCATGGCACCATTCCAGGGCTTCCTGGCATAAAGAATCCGGAAAATAAATGCGTCGCACCTTTCCGCCTTTGGAATAGAGGTCCAGATACCCCAGGTTTAAATGTTCCACCTTGATCTGCACCAGCACACTGACCCTTGCGCCGGTCGCTGCCAGAAATCGGACGATAAAATACCAGAAGTAATTTTTTTCTTCTTTTAACTTTCCTTTTAATAGCTCATAGTCTTCATTTGAAATAACGGAGTCCATAAAGGTTTTTTGCTGGACTTTCACGGAAGGCAAATGGTATGAGGCAATGAATGTGTATTCTTCTCCGCTGGTTTCGGTCAGAAACCGTGAATAATGGTTCATGGCATGGATCCGCTGATTGACGGTTGCCGGACGATAGTGGCTGATTAAGTAGTTCTTGTACCGCTGGAGGCTTTCCGGTGTAATTTCCTTATTCAGGCTGAAAAAAAGGCGGACACTGCCCTCGTAGGCGGTAATCGTATTGTTAGACAAATTCTTTTTCTTCAGAAATTTCTTATAATCATTAAGTAATTCTTCATTTTCCATAGTTTTCTACCAATTTACAATCTGATTTACAATCTGTTTTTGTTCTGTGCTGCTGCGGTGAAGATAGATTCTTGTGGTTTCGATGCTTTCATGCCCTAAAATATCAGAAAGCATGGATATGTCCCCGCAGTTTTCAATAAAGTTTTTTGCAAAACGGTGGCGGAAGGAATGGGGGTAAACCACGTTGGGATCCAGGTCATAGAGAACGGTAAATTTTTTCAGCTGCCCGCGGATCCCGGCAGGCGTAATAGGATCCCCATAACGGTTTAGAAATACGTAACCGCTTACCCGGTCAATCTGGTTCAGCCATTTCAATGCATCCACACGAAGGCTTTTTGGGATGTAAATCCTTCTTATTTTATTATCCTTGGAGTAAATATCCATATGGCCGCATTTCACATGCTCTACCTTGATCTGTACCAGTTCACTGACACGGACGCCGGTGGCGGCCATAAAGCGTATGACAAAGTAATACAGCATGTTTCCGGACCGTATGAGACATTTTTTTAAATATTCGTAATCTGCCTGACTGATGACGTTTTCCAGGAAGGTCTTCTGCTGGATCCGTATCATCAGCATTTTAGAAGATGACAGCTTTAATGACTCCATATAGCAGTTGAGAGCTCTGATTCTTAAGTTAACGGTTTGGGGCTTATAATGCTCCATAAGGTAACATTTATAAAGCATCAGGTTATCATGGCTGATCACATGATATAATCCGAGAAATTGTTTTACTGCGTATAGATACACGTGAATGGTGTTGGAGGACATGTTGTTAAATTCCAGGTAGTCATGGAAATCATCGAGGCTCTGTTCTACGGGGCTTTTATTCTCTGCTTCTGAACAAGTTACAGCGTTTGTTGTCATATTATTTCTCCTCCTTGTATCATGATGCAAAAATAGTTTACCACAAGTATATAAGTAAAGTGCAAATAAATCAAGAAAATTTCGAAAAAATAGTAAAAAATATTGGTTAAACACATATAAAATACCTTCTGCTTTCGATAATTTCCATTATAGGAAGTATAATTACCTCGTAATGCAATTAGGAATTTCGAAAAGTATTTCAAAAAGAAAAAAGGAGAGTGCATTAATTATGAGAAAGCAGACAAAATTAGTTGCTGTTTTATCTACAGCAGCACTGCTTGCATTAGGCGCTTCCATGTCCTCTTTCGCAGCAACTGGCTGGCAGGAAGAAAATGGTACATGGGTGTACTATGACAAGAACGGCGACACAGTAACAGAGAAATGGGCAAAATCCGGTGATAACTGGTTCTACCTTAACGAAGATGGCGAGATGGCTACCGATGCTCTTGTTGAGTACAATGACAATTACTACTATGTTGATGAGAACGGTTCCATGGTAGCTAATAAGTGGGTTTCCATTGAAAATGACAATTATGATGGCGATGATGATAATGAGCCGGTAAATCACTGGTACTATTTCGGAGCTAATGGTAAGGCTTATAAGAGCTCCAGCAGCAGCAACACAGCTTCTTTTAAGACAATTAACGGCAAGAAATATATCTTTGATGATGAAGCTAAGATGTTATATGGCTGGATTAATGAGTCTGGACAGAGAGAAACTGGTGATGATGCTTGGAGAACAGATAATAGCTTATATTACTGTGGCGATGAGAACGATGGTGCTCAGGCAAATGGATGGGTATTCCTTCACATCACTGATAATCAGTGGGAATCCACTGAGGACATAGGCGTTTCTAGCAAAAATACTTTTGATGATGAAGAACAGGATCGTTGGTTCTACTTCAAGGGTAATGGTAAGAAAATGGTTGACAAAAAAGGTGAGACCATTAATGGCAAAAAGTACAGCTTTGATGAAGATGGCCGTATGAATGCTGAGTGGGTTAACTGGGATGCAACTCCAACAACAGCTACTGCAACACAGGGCACTGCTGCATACACGAAAGGTTTCAGATATTATGGAAGTCCAGAAGATGGCGCAAGAGTAACCAAAGGTTGGTTCCAGGTAGTGCCGGATTCATACTTAAGTGAAGACGACTATAATGACGATTCTGAGAACTGGTACTATTCTGACAAAGATGGTAAATTAGTTGCTGGTGAAATGAAGACAATCAACGGCAAGAAGTATGCTTTTAATAACAGCGGCGTTATGCTTGATGGATTTAGATTCATTAAACTTGCTTCTGATAATAAAACTATTTCCGCTATTGCAAATAAGGATACTAAAGACGAACCTACAGTTAAGTTAGTATCTGATAGTGACTACAAGTTTGATACAACCGACGGCTTTAAGAAGCATGCTTCTTCTTGGGAAGCTTCTGACTACAAGCTTTATTACTTCGGATCTGGCGATGACGGTTCTATGAAGATCAATAAGCAGAATGTAGACATCGATGGCGATTCTCACAGCTTCTTATTCAACAAGTCCGGAAGCTTCAAGGGTGCTGGTAAGACTGGTATCGACAATAAGAAATATTATCAGTCTGGTATGTTAATGGCAGCCGACAAAGATGACAAGTATGCTGTTGTTAAAGTTAACAAGACTGGTTCAAATGTTAACTATGTTCAGATCATGACAACTGATGAGTTCTTAAAAGACATGGAAGATAACTTTAATGTAGTATCTGTTGTAACAGATACTAACAAGTATTCTGAAGAATATACTATTCCGGCTGCAGTAACAGACAGTGCTACTGTTGAATACAGAGTAGTTAATACTTCTGGTACTGTTCAGAAGAGCAAGAGCAAAGCCAAAGATGGTAATGATCGTTGCTATGAAGTAGCAAGCAATGGTAACATCGTAAGAGTTTTCGTAGAAAACTAATAAATTAGACTTATGCTAATATACGGAGCGGGATTATTATTAATCCCGCTCCATTATTGTATGGCGGTCTTTTAATAAACCACCTGCTATGCAGGTGTGACCACAGTCGGCTTCAACTTCAAGTAAAAAACCTCCAGTGATATAATAAGTGTGGGTTCGCAACCGCACAAATTAATCAAAGGAGGTTATCCAAATGGATATGAATAGTTTATCACATTCGAAATGGGAATGTAAGTACCATATTGTATTTGCGCCAAAATACCGAAGAAAAGTAGTATACGGAGAATTAAAACAAGATATTGCAAATATTTTGAGTATGCTGTGTAAGAGAAAAGGTGTAGAAATAATAGAAGCAGAAATATGTCCAGATCATGTGCATATGTAAGTGAGAATACCACCGAATATTAGTGTTTCAAGCTTTATGGGGTATCTAAAAGGAAAAAGTACGCTAATGATTTTCGAACGACATGCAAATTTAAAAAACAAGTATGGAAACAGACATTTTTGGTGTCGTGGATATTATGTTGATACAGTAGGGAAGAATGCAAAGAAAATACAAGAGTATATTCAAAATCAATTAAAAGAGGATTTAGAATATGATCAAATGACATTAAAAGAATATATAGACCCGTTCACGGGTGAGCCGGTAAAACAAAACAAGAAATAGTGAGCCCTTAAGGGCTCTGTAGAAAAAAGTTTGTGCGGCTGTAGAACTTTTTCGATGAGCCTTTAGGCTCCAATGTCGGTAATAACCCCTTATAGGGGTAGAGCAAGCCACCGGCTAAGCCGGTGGTCTTGACTTATGGATTCAATTTCAATGTTCGGAGTGGAATTTATTTGAATTCTACCTCATTCATGCATTTGTAACTGTTTTGTTAACTATGATAATATACTGAAAAATGTCTCTCTGGCTGTTTTTAAAATTGAAGAGGGTCAAATTTACATCTACTTATCCTCTGGCTGGGATAATTATTGATTGTACAGCTTTGGGATATATTTAGGCTAAGGAGGCTTAACAGACATAATCCCTTTCTTTTTAAGAAATCAGTATAAGCCTGGAAGCGTGAATATCCCAACTGCATAAAACTCACCCAGAATACTATGGGGCCAGTATGAGGATTGCACTTACGAATATCCAGAATTGCTTGATATCCTCAGAGGAATGTTGATTGGGAGGGTGAAGAGCTTGCCTGTACCACTCAGAGACCCAATTGAACAGTCTCAATTGGTTTTGGACTTGATGACAGCCTTAAAGACCCCGTATTTTGGGCATATTTAAAAGTATAGACGATGCATCATATCCTGTGTATACTGACCTTGTGGAAATATCTCTTTCAGTTTGTTCTTTTGGGACCGCGATTAGTATATAACACAGAAATGGTATTTCTGTTTTTTGATTATTCAGTTGTACTCTTGTATTGTAATCCTACAATCCTAGGAGAATCCTAGGATAATACTATCTTGCAGATACAAGAATTAAATGATATACTAAAAAAAGAATTAATTTGAAAGGGAGAATAAGGATGGAGAAACAAGAAGGAAAAAGCCCTTTTTTATCATTGGTTATTAGTATATATGTCTTATTAATAGGTGTTGGGATTCCTATTGTTGTTAGGGATAGGTATTTTGATATACTTATAGTTAAGTATTACTTTTATTGTGCTTGTACGATATTGATGACAATATTGGTAGCGGGGCATTTTATCGTGACGGGTGCGAGGCAGAGAATATTCAATATTAAAAGTTTTTTTTTGAATAGTCTAAAAAGTTGTACTATCGCGGATTATGCTGTATTAATATATCTATTGGTTGCTATTATATCGACTTTTTCATCAGACTATCTATATGAGTCATTCTGGGGTAACGAGGGAAGATATACAGGCCTATTTTTAACAATATGGTATGTGATTAGTTATTTTTGTGTAAGCAGATATTGGAAGTTTAAAAATTGGTATATTGATGTTATTCTAGCGGCAGGAATGCTTGTTTGTCTGTTTGGGATTACCGATTATTTTAAATTAGACATTTTTCATTTTAAAATTGCTATGATTGAAGAACAGAGGTCAATTTTTACATCAACGATTGGAAACATTAATACCTATACCGCATATGTTGGGATACTGGTAGCTATTTCCACAGTATTGTTTGCGACAGATAGAAAAATTAAAAACATGATGTGGCACTATTTCTGTATGGTGATCAGTTTTTTTGCAATTATTATGGGAGTGAGTGACAATGCATATCTTTCTCTAGGTGTATTATTTGGATTTTTACCATTATATTTATTTAAAAATGTAAAAGGTATTCAAAGATATATCATTATATTAGCAACTTTCTTTTCAGTAATTCAATGCATTGATTGGATAAATAATTATTTTGGAGAAAGTGTTCTTGGAATCCAAAGCGCATTTGATGTGTTTATAAGATTTCGTGGATTATTATATTTAGTAATGTTATTATGGGGAATTGCCATATTATCTCATATAATTGCATATAAGAGCAAACTTGATTCTGATAAGCTTGGAAAAATATTCAGATACCTTTGGATTGCAATTCTTTTACTTATTATATTGTCAGTATTATATGTACTTTATGATTGCAATGTATCTGGCAATGCGAATAGATATGGAAATTTAAGCTCATATTTTCTCTTTAATGATGATTGGGGAACTAGCAGAGGATATATCTGGAGAAAAGGTATGGAATGTTATCAGAGTTTGCCTTTGTGGAAAAAAATCGTCGGATTTGGGCCTGAAACTTTTGGAATTTTAGTAATGCAAAAAACTGTAAATAATCCATATAACCAATTGTATGATAGTGCACACAACGAATATCTTCATTTGCTAACTACGGTTGGATTCGCGGGATTGACAGCTTATTTTGTTTTTATATTTGGATATATAAGGAGATGCCTTCATTATATAAATAGAACACCGTATATTGTGGCTATTATGTTTGGTGTTATTTGTTATAGTGTTCAAGCGTTTGTAAATCTCAACCTTCCGATTGTTACGCCTATATTCTGGCTTCTGTTAGGTATGGGAGCTGTAAAATCAATGGAAGAGTAATGGTGAGATAAAAATAAAAACTTAAGATTCTGATGATTATAACTTTTGGGAGTTTTTTGGCTCTTTGTCAACAGTTGGGGTGAGATTCATCTGAATCTCGCTCCGCTCTTGCATTTAGAGCTTATTTATTAAGGCTCTTTGTCAATAGTTGGGGTGGGATTCGTTTGAATCTCGCTCCATTCTTTGCTTAGAGCTATTTTTTTAATGATGAATGGGGTACCCACATAGGTTATATATGGAGAAATGCTATGGTATGTTTTTCTGGATTTCCACTGTGGAAAAAGTTGGTAGGATTTGGTCAGGAAACATTTGGAATTTTATTGATGCATCAAACAAAGGGCAATATTTATAACGAGATATTTGATAGCGCACATAATGAATATTCGCAATATCTGCTTACTATTGGAATTGCTGGTCTTATTTCCTATGTAGCATTTATATTGGCTTGCATAAAAAATTGTATTAGACATAAAGTTGAAAATCCGCTTATGATAGCTTAAGCCTTTGGTATAATTTGTTATAGTGTTCAAGCATTTGTAAATTTTAACTTTCCTATAGTTACACCAATTTTCTGGTTGTTATTGGGAAAGGGAAGTGCAAAATCTATAGAAGAATTATAATATTAATGGAAAGGAAGCTTTTGGCAGCCTCTCCATTGCTAATATTAATGAAGCAAGTCATTAAGTAAATATTAAGTAATATATGAAAATATTAGAAAAAATGTAAAGAAATATTATTATCTTATAATAGCCGAAGGAGTTGCGGTATTTTATTCAAGATGCTATACTATGGAAGTATACTTGAATATTTCTATAAAACATAAAATGTAAAATGCATATTTTATAAATAGGGAGTAGGTTATATTGAAAGAATCTAAAGAAAAATATAAACGTATTATAAAGCTTCTTTTTTCTACTGTTATGGTAATGGGATTAGGTAGTATATATGCATATGTCTGGATTGAATATTATAATAAACACGTGATTCAACTGGGATTTTACCGACGCGGTAATTGGATGATTGTATTGCTTTATTGTATATT is a window of [Clostridium] saccharolyticum WM1 DNA encoding:
- a CDS encoding O-antigen ligase family protein, which translates into the protein MEKQEGKSPFLSLVISIYVLLIGVGIPIVVRDRYFDILIVKYYFYCACTILMTILVAGHFIVTGARQRIFNIKSFFLNSLKSCTIADYAVLIYLLVAIISTFSSDYLYESFWGNEGRYTGLFLTIWYVISYFCVSRYWKFKNWYIDVILAAGMLVCLFGITDYFKLDIFHFKIAMIEEQRSIFTSTIGNINTYTAYVGILVAISTVLFATDRKIKNMMWHYFCMVISFFAIIMGVSDNAYLSLGVLFGFLPLYLFKNVKGIQRYIIILATFFSVIQCIDWINNYFGESVLGIQSAFDVFIRFRGLLYLVMLLWGIAILSHIIAYKSKLDSDKLGKIFRYLWIAILLLIILSVLYVLYDCNVSGNANRYGNLSSYFLFNDDWGTSRGYIWRKGMECYQSLPLWKKIVGFGPETFGILVMQKTVNNPYNQLYDSAHNEYLHLLTTVGFAGLTAYFVFIFGYIRRCLHYINRTPYIVAIMFGVICYSVQAFVNLNLPIVTPIFWLLLGMGAVKSMEE
- a CDS encoding cell wall-binding protein; the protein is MRKQTKLVAVLSTAALLALGASMSSFAATGWQEENGTWVYYDKNGDTVTEKWAKSGDNWFYLNEDGEMATDALVEYNDNYYYVDENGSMVANKWVSIENDNYDGDDDNEPVNHWYYFGANGKAYKSSSSSNTASFKTINGKKYIFDDEAKMLYGWINESGQRETGDDAWRTDNSLYYCGDENDGAQANGWVFLHITDNQWESTEDIGVSSKNTFDDEEQDRWFYFKGNGKKMVDKKGETINGKKYSFDEDGRMNAEWVNWDATPTTATATQGTAAYTKGFRYYGSPEDGARVTKGWFQVVPDSYLSEDDYNDDSENWYYSDKDGKLVAGEMKTINGKKYAFNNSGVMLDGFRFIKLASDNKTISAIANKDTKDEPTVKLVSDSDYKFDTTDGFKKHASSWEASDYKLYYFGSGDDGSMKINKQNVDIDGDSHSFLFNKSGSFKGAGKTGIDNKKYYQSGMLMAADKDDKYAVVKVNKTGSNVNYVQIMTTDEFLKDMEDNFNVVSVVTDTNKYSEEYTIPAAVTDSATVEYRVVNTSGTVQKSKSKAKDGNDRCYEVASNGNIVRVFVEN